The following proteins are encoded in a genomic region of Candidatus Goldiibacteriota bacterium:
- a CDS encoding OmpA family protein, translated as MKKFFLFLLISAAVAINSFAGTEITGTTSVNFLKISPFARAAAMAGAYEGISEGTYGMFYNPAGISHVLAYDLHLSHVSWFQNINYEYIALVFPFPLMESAKLGASFSYLSGGRMQQTTALQDTSYGYLNSGLNWDSFTIKSFNPYDYSFALAYAMSIKEYLSAGVRLRYNSQNISDFSGSNITADIGMLYKMEINKNLLGFGVTINNLGSELKMENAGAEPPKILHLGVSDRLDIPGGVLTAGAQFNLHVDYDFQYMFGVEYMVFDMLYLRGGYKFGGFNQPTAGCGIKLEGFNIDYAYEGYDELGATHRFSMSYVWGTPPLKLKVKQKVFSPNNDGYKDFVEFDAIYQSKEKVLSSDVEIFGDDNEIPIASVQVDSVKNSASWYGTGQLIIPDGIYTAKANAAYRQGKSISNTETFEVDNTPPVVFMTAEPKLIKPGQQEALIIPSIISMSAEDKNGIDKWQLNVWDIDKKVFYSVSGRGAPPEKYRWDGKGNNGEYVVTGQIYYYAMSAWDKLGNKSQTEPQSQVVLLKEIKLTYSSDALFDKGKADVKISAYSALKDMKKVLEKYEESEILVSGFTDGTNSESLEMSLKRADAVKFFMVNLLGIEESRIRTEGNGDMFPIADNSTEEGRAKNRRVEVTIKSTIYK; from the coding sequence GTGAAAAAGTTTTTTCTGTTTTTATTAATATCAGCAGCTGTTGCCATAAACAGTTTTGCCGGGACAGAAATAACCGGTACAACCAGCGTGAATTTTTTAAAGATAAGCCCGTTTGCGCGGGCGGCAGCTATGGCAGGGGCGTATGAAGGTATTTCCGAAGGGACATACGGCATGTTTTACAATCCTGCCGGAATTTCCCACGTGCTGGCGTATGACCTGCATTTATCCCATGTCAGCTGGTTTCAGAACATTAATTATGAATATATCGCCCTTGTTTTCCCGTTTCCGCTTATGGAAAGCGCGAAGCTTGGAGCTTCATTCTCTTATTTGTCCGGCGGCAGAATGCAGCAGACAACAGCGCTGCAGGATACAAGCTACGGGTATCTAAATTCAGGGCTTAACTGGGATTCTTTCACGATAAAAAGTTTTAACCCGTATGATTACTCTTTTGCCCTTGCGTACGCAATGAGCATAAAAGAGTACCTTTCAGCCGGCGTAAGATTAAGATACAATTCGCAGAACATCAGTGATTTTTCGGGTTCCAACATTACGGCTGATATTGGAATGCTTTATAAGATGGAGATTAATAAAAATCTGCTTGGTTTTGGCGTGACAATTAACAATCTGGGTTCTGAATTAAAAATGGAAAACGCGGGCGCTGAACCCCCTAAAATTCTGCACCTTGGCGTGTCTGACAGGCTGGATATTCCGGGCGGAGTGCTGACAGCGGGCGCGCAGTTTAACCTTCATGTGGATTATGATTTTCAGTATATGTTCGGCGTGGAATATATGGTTTTTGATATGTTGTATTTAAGGGGCGGGTACAAATTCGGGGGCTTTAATCAGCCTACCGCCGGCTGTGGAATAAAACTTGAAGGTTTTAATATTGATTACGCGTATGAAGGTTATGATGAACTTGGCGCAACCCACCGTTTTTCAATGTCGTACGTCTGGGGTACTCCGCCGCTTAAACTTAAAGTCAAACAGAAAGTGTTTTCGCCAAACAACGACGGGTATAAAGATTTTGTGGAGTTTGATGCCATATATCAGTCAAAAGAAAAAGTGCTTTCTTCTGATGTGGAAATATTCGGCGACGATAATGAAATTCCCATTGCCTCAGTTCAGGTGGACAGCGTTAAAAACAGCGCAAGCTGGTACGGCACAGGGCAGTTAATAATCCCTGACGGTATTTACACGGCCAAAGCAAATGCCGCATACAGGCAGGGAAAGTCAATTTCAAATACAGAGACTTTTGAAGTGGATAATACCCCGCCTGTGGTCTTCATGACGGCGGAACCCAAACTGATAAAGCCGGGCCAGCAGGAAGCCCTTATAATACCTTCTATTATATCAATGTCCGCGGAAGATAAAAACGGTATTGATAAATGGCAGCTTAATGTATGGGATATAGACAAAAAAGTGTTTTATTCGGTATCAGGCAGGGGCGCTCCGCCGGAGAAGTACAGGTGGGACGGCAAAGGCAATAACGGGGAATACGTGGTAACCGGGCAGATATATTATTACGCTATGTCAGCGTGGGATAAACTTGGGAACAAATCCCAGACAGAACCGCAGTCACAGGTTGTGCTTTTAAAAGAGATAAAACTTACGTATTCTTCGGACGCGCTTTTTGACAAAGGCAAAGCGGACGTAAAAATTTCCGCGTACAGCGCTTTGAAAGACATGAAAAAAGTTTTAGAAAAATACGAAGAATCAGAAATTCTTGTTTCCGGATTTACTGACGGTACAAATTCAGAAAGCCTTGAAATGTCGCTTAAAAGGGCCGATGCGGTTAAGTTTTTTATGGTTAACCTGCTGGGCATAGAAGAGTCGC
- the dusB gene encoding tRNA dihydrouridine synthase DusB: MDIFESIRQFPYVLAPLAGYTDSPFRKIAKKFGASFVWTEMINEHTMARYHDRIEPLYRYDEEEHPIGLQLFGKEPALFGEAAARAQALGFDAVDINFGCPARAVTNGGSGSAMMKDIKKAEEVVKAVVGAVKIPVGIKIRSGWDDKHRNFMEFNRMAEDNGVSFICLHPRTRTQMFKGHSNWDELKRLKQESRLFVTGSGDIMTAADALRMKKETEVDAVMIARGAMNSPFIFREIKEPGYQPSFRERIELASFHYEEMLKYRGHRAVFEMRKYFGRYLKGFNNAVAARVALFKMDDEQQIREFLKQLPELEEKGEMVK, translated from the coding sequence GTGGATATATTTGAAAGTATAAGGCAGTTTCCGTATGTGCTTGCGCCGCTGGCCGGATATACGGATTCGCCTTTCAGAAAAATAGCAAAGAAATTCGGCGCGTCGTTCGTCTGGACAGAGATGATTAATGAACACACAATGGCCAGATATCACGACAGAATAGAGCCTCTGTACAGGTATGATGAAGAAGAGCACCCGATAGGGCTGCAGCTGTTCGGCAAAGAACCCGCTTTATTCGGCGAGGCAGCGGCAAGGGCGCAGGCGCTTGGTTTTGATGCGGTTGATATTAATTTCGGCTGCCCCGCAAGGGCGGTAACAAACGGCGGGTCAGGTTCCGCCATGATGAAGGATATAAAAAAAGCGGAAGAGGTTGTAAAGGCGGTTGTCGGCGCGGTTAAAATTCCGGTAGGCATAAAGATACGAAGCGGATGGGATGACAAGCACAGAAATTTTATGGAATTTAACAGAATGGCGGAAGACAACGGGGTATCCTTTATATGCCTTCATCCCAGGACAAGAACGCAGATGTTTAAAGGGCATTCAAACTGGGACGAACTTAAAAGGTTAAAACAGGAATCGCGCCTTTTTGTAACGGGCAGCGGTGATATAATGACAGCGGCAGACGCGCTGCGCATGAAAAAGGAAACAGAAGTGGACGCGGTAATGATTGCGCGCGGCGCGATGAACAGCCCTTTTATATTCAGGGAAATTAAAGAGCCCGGCTATCAGCCGTCTTTCAGGGAACGCATAGAACTTGCTTCTTTTCACTATGAAGAAATGTTAAAATACAGGGGTCACAGGGCGGTTTTTGAAATGCGTAAATACTTTGGGCGGTATCTTAAGGGGTTTAATAATGCGGTAGCCGCAAGGGTGGCGCTTTTTAAAATGGATGACGAGCAGCAAATACGGGAATTTTTAAAACAGCTGCCGGAGCTGGAAGAAAAAGGGGAAATGGTAAAGTGA